The genomic window ACGAACTCCGCGCCGTCGCCGACGTCCTCCAGGTAGCCCAGGATGACGTCGGTGTCCGGGTCAGCCCCCCACTCGGCGACGAAGTCGCTCTCGTCGAGGACGGCCTTGTTGCCAAGCGACGCGATGTCCTTGAACCCGACGTCGCGCTCGGCCGCCCAGTCGAGCACGGCCGTCACGAACGCCCCCGACTGGCTCATGAAGGAGATGCCGCCCTCGCGGGCCATCACGTCGCCGAACGTGGCGTTCAGGCCGCGAGGCGTGCTCATCACGCCGAGGCTGTTCGGACCGACGACGTCGAGGTCGTACTCCTCCGCGACCTCGCGGAGGTCGCGCTCCCGGGCGGCGCCCTCGCCGCCGGTCTCCCCGAAGCCGGCCGTGACGACGACGGCGTTCTCGATCCCCGCCTCGCCGACGTCCCGGACCGCGTCGACCGCGACGTCAGGCGGCACGGCGACGACCGCGACGTCGATCCCGCCGGCGTCCTCGACGTCACTGATCTCGTCGTGACACGACAGCCCCAGCGCCGACTCCTTGTACGGGTTGACCGCGTGCACCTCGCCCTCGAAGGAGTCCAGCAGGTTCCGGGTGATAGCCCGGCCGACGGAGCCGTCACTGTCGGTCGCTCCGACGACTGCGACCCGTGACGGCGCGAACAGTGTAGACAATCGGCCCATCCAGTCGAGAGTCGGCCCCGAGCGGCCGTAATACCACGAGCGGATTCCCACGGCGTGAGATTCCATCGGCCGATCGCCGAGCCATTTCCCTCGTGGCACACCCCGCGGTCGGTCCCGACGAGTCGACGCATTCTCACTCGACGAGCGACCGTCGGCCGACGGGCGCTACGGTTCCGGATCGTCTCCGCGGAAGATCGGCGGGCACTGGAACGCCTCGGCCAGCGAGTCCGAGAGCGGGAGCCGCAGACGGAGCGCGTCGACCCCGCCGTCCCGCCGCTCGTAGGAGAACTGCTCGACGATCTCGAACCCGAGGCACTCGCAGAGGCCGCGTCCCGCGTCGTCGTCCGCGTCGGTGACGGCTGCGAGCGCGTCCCTGTCGGCCGCGGCCGCGGTCGCGGCGACGTGCTTCGCCAGCTCGGTCCCGATTCCCCGACGCCGATAGCCCGGGCGGACGAACGCGGTCAGTTCGGGCTCGGCCGCGTCCGTGGGTGCGTAGAGCGCGTGCCCGACCACGTGCCCGTCGCGAACGGCGACGACGTCACAGCCGTCGGCGACGA from Halomicrobium salinisoli includes these protein-coding regions:
- a CDS encoding GNAT family N-acetyltransferase translates to MADADYRCAYWKPGACEGSPHCPPRCPRFVDSDGEPWLVRPAVESDRDALVDLYADASPSDRVGGRAVPPGGRTRIAEWLADLVADGCDVVAVRDGHVVGHALYAPTDAAEPELTAFVRPGYRRRGIGTELAKHVAATAAAADRDALAAVTDADDDAGRGLCECLGFEIVEQFSYERRDGGVDALRLRLPLSDSLAEAFQCPPIFRGDDPEP